The DNA window CGGTACGACGACGCCACGGTAGGCGTACTCCTTTCCTTCCCTCTCGCCTACCGGGTTAGCTGACGGGTTCGGAGCAGGAAGGTCTCCTACGGCCTTCGGGGCCTGGAGTCGTGCCCGGGCGGAAGCGCGCATGGTCACGCTCCGTCAGGGCGCGGGCAGGTCCGTTCGGCCGATTCACCCCAAGGAACGGTGGTTCCCCGGCTCCCGGGCGCCGCGAGGACGACGCCCTGAGGATTAGGCGATGGCGCACGGTGCCGTCCTGGTACGGCGTTTGCAACCGCGCTGCGTTATCAAACGTTAATCCCAGGACGCCGCGATTCCAAGCCACTTGGAAGATGCGAAAGGAGACGACAGCGGCACGAGGGGTGATTTGTCGTAGATGAAAGGACCTGCGGCTTCCCTCCCCTTCCGCCCCGTCAGGAGTCGGTCACCGAGCGTCAGGTGTGCCGCCGGGCGTGTCGTCAGGCCGGTGCCGTACCCGACACCTCCGGCTCCTCTGCGGTCAGCGGCATGGCGATCGACTCCAGACCGCGCCGCTCCGCCTTCACCCCGAGGAAGAGCTCCACCACCCCCGCCGCGATCATCAGCGCCGCGCCGAGCGAGAACGCCAGCGCCGTGTCGGCGGTCTTCCCGGTGGAGACCAGGTCGGCGAAGATCAGCGGGCCGGAGATGCCGCCGACGGCCGTACCCACCGCGTAGAAGAAGGCAATCGCCAGCGCCCGGGTCTCCATCGGGAAGACCTCGCTCACCGTGAGGTACGCCGAGCTGGCGCCCGCCGAGGCGAAGAAGAGCACCACGGTCCAGCAGAGCGTCAGCGTGACCGCCGACAGCGCGCCGCTGCGGAAGAGCGCCGCCGTCCCCAGCAGCAGCACCCCGGAGAGGAGGTAGGTGCCGGAGATCATCGGCTTGCGGCCGACCGAGTCGAAGAGCGGGCCGAGGAGGAGCGGGCCCATGAAGTTGCCGACGCAGATCACCGCGAAGTAGTAGCCGGTGAAGCCGTTGGGCACGGCGAAGAAGGTGGTGAGGATGGTCGCGTACCCGAAGGTCACCGCGTTGTAGAGGAACGCCTGGCCGATGAAGAGCGAGAGGCCCAGCACCGTGCGGCCCGGGTAGAGCCGCACCATGGTGCGGGCGATGGTGACAAAGCCGATGGAGCGCCGCTGCCGGATGGTGATCGACTGGTCGGGTTCGTCCAGCACCACCTGCTTCTCGTCCTGGACGATCCGCTCGGCCTCCGCCACGACCTCCTCCGCCTCGCGGTTGCGCCCGTGGATGAAGAGCCACCGCGGGCTCTCCGGTACATGGCGGCGGACCAGCAGGATCACCAGCC is part of the Peterkaempfera bronchialis genome and encodes:
- a CDS encoding MFS transporter, coding for MSSTAGQGTGPGGTGDDHAPGETVSRGGVQTGTISTKVPARLDRLPWSGWHWRIVIGLGTVWILDGLEVTIVGNIAGRLSQKGSGLAISAAQVSGLAAALYVAGACTGALFFGWLTDRHGRKKLFMLTLCVYLAATALTAVSWTAWFFFLCRFFTGFGIGGEYAAINSAIDELIPSRHRGRIDIIINGSFWIGAGAGALVSVPLLNTSLLPVNVGWRLAFGLGVVLGLVILLVRRHVPESPRWLFIHGRNREAEEVVAEAERIVQDEKQVVLDEPDQSITIRQRRSIGFVTIARTMVRLYPGRTVLGLSLFIGQAFLYNAVTFGYATILTTFFAVPNGFTGYYFAVICVGNFMGPLLLGPLFDSVGRKPMISGTYLLSGVLLLGTAALFRSGALSAVTLTLCWTVVLFFASAGASSAYLTVSEVFPMETRALAIAFFYAVGTAVGGISGPLIFADLVSTGKTADTALAFSLGAALMIAAGVVELFLGVKAERRGLESIAMPLTAEEPEVSGTAPA